In a single window of the Gloeocapsa sp. PCC 73106 genome:
- a CDS encoding YidH family protein, whose product MSLNSTQEKASSPKRLNPSRIRDHLANERTYLAWMRTAVALMGFGVLILRLRAFQPPSLPRPGFGWKLGLLFASVGLLTVFFSTLQYFAVRRDIEEDTYEPADRWVILFSLAITMLGAGIIYFVFTGSINGTNWLIMSVQTIDFDY is encoded by the coding sequence ATGTCTCTAAACTCCACTCAAGAAAAAGCATCATCTCCCAAAAGACTAAATCCATCTCGCATTAGAGATCACTTAGCGAATGAACGTACCTATCTCGCTTGGATGAGAACAGCCGTAGCTTTGATGGGTTTTGGCGTGCTAATTCTACGTCTTCGCGCTTTTCAACCACCGTCGCTACCTCGTCCCGGTTTTGGCTGGAAATTGGGCTTACTCTTTGCTAGCGTTGGTTTATTAACCGTATTCTTTTCTACACTCCAATACTTTGCTGTACGAAGGGATATTGAAGAGGATACTTACGAACCCGCCGATCGCTGGGTAATCCTTTTCAGTTTAGCAATTACGATGTTAGGAGCAGGAATTATTTACTTTGTGTTTACTGGTTCTATCAACGGTACCAACTGGTTGATTATGTCAGTACAAACCATAGATTTTGATTACTAA